Part of the Pieris napi chromosome 23, ilPieNapi1.2, whole genome shotgun sequence genome is shown below.
TCTCCCGCCGCCCCCCTcccagtgatacctaaaaatcgcttctgtgcaggcaaggacattggttcaagatgtttgccggtatctgtttTACTGACGTGTCAAGATACTGAACAAAACACTCTCCATCATACATGCGATATTACTCTGATATTTCAACTCAACgatgtaatataataacaatccCGTCTTATCTTAAACGTAATTGATGTGGAAATAACATAACTATCTGTAATCAACGGTTTCTGCCACTTGACCGACGAGTAGCCAGTCTCTCAACCTTCTGTCTTCTTCTCTTCTCTATTTATTCTATTCtaaattttttcccttgcaagaagtcgtccaaatttcgaaaaaaatggtaatctgttggagcaaggtccggggagtacggaggatgtcttagacattccaattgaagctcttctaatttggtagccgtctgttgtgcagtgtgtggtCTAGCGTTGTCGTGAAGTAGCAGAGGCGTGGAGCGATTGACCAGAATAGGTTGTTTAGCCGCTAGCTTTTCCATCATGGTTTGCAATTGCTGACAATAGACATCAGCCGTAATAGTCTGGCCAGATTTGAGGAAACTGCAATGAACAATACCGGCACTAGTCCACCAAACttacaagtaatttttttgggGTTAATTTTCGCTTGGGGCAGGATTTGGCTGGCTGACCAGGATCCAACCATTGCGCTGAGTGCTTCCGATTATCGTAAAGAatccatttttcatcacaggtaatgattcggtttaaaataccttcattATTGTGCCGGTTCAGTAATGTAACGCAGCAGTCGACGCGCGTTTGCCGATTTGCTTCAGTCAATTCGTGAGGTACCCATCTTTCAAGCTTTTTAATCTTCCCAACTTGCTTcaagtgaattaaaacagttttatcactaACACCGCAGCCTGCAGCTAACTCGGACGTGGTTTGCGATGGATCCGCTTCCTCAATAGCCTTCAATACTTCATTATCAACTTGGGTCTCAGGCCGTCCACGGGGCTTGTTCTGCAGGTCGAAATTTCAAGAACGAAAACGTTGGAAACAAAAACGaactgtgttttcttttgcaacaTGACCGCCATACACATCATTCACCCTTGGAGTCGTTTCCACGGCACTAGTGCCACGGCGGAActcgtactcgtaaataatgcgatactttaagttttccattttgtaaaatgagtgacgcaaacagaaaaaaacagaagaaaaaaacaaatgaatgacggtcatcgaagcacaaatacatgtgtaaatagctgtacaaattttaatttggaagtcttaaccaaagaggagatatttgaggtcaaagtggccaaaacgtaaaacgccaatttcatatgtaaggagctaatataattaaagataataagTATCCAAAGATAATTACCGGTGGATATCCACTATGAACTAGAACTAAATGAAATAGCAGTATTCTCAGCTCCATTTTCTCTAACAAActaaatttgatatatttttgttcgattatttttaactaccaattagtttaataaaggCAGAACTAATCTTAGACATTCCTACGTGGCTCAGTGGTTTATGTAGCCCTGTACCGGATTCgattatcaatataaataaacctgttaataatataattttctaatacattattattaccttTGACCTgtattctatttatatttcttattaaaaagctGTACCAAATCTATCTTTGTTAAATGTTTCTATTTGCCCTATGCAATGATTATGCCactttataatatagatataacACATCTAActacatttatatatctatatataggtAAGTATTTAACTCTCATCTTGAATGAAACCCTccatgttatttttgtaaccAACAGCAAATATTGTTGAGATAGAAGTTTATAATTCgataggtatataataattacatttagttttggtaattattgttattttattttttttagttttagttaatattattttttattatgtatttgttttgaatttcGTATTCCTCGACGTCCGaaaatgaaactcagctgcaggtatatTAATCCGATGAACTCCACTGAAAACTCTCCTTGGAATAGGAAATGAATAGCGACATCTGTGGCCAGCACGGTTTTattctttttgaagttacacttctttaggcgcgttataaaaaaattataagagtgaaattttacgatgcgcgcctaccgtgacacaaaattaacagaatgaagttgccaaCGGAAGATgttacggcattggacataatttataaacgacattcgaataataatagaatttatgttacacttaatgtaagagaataataataaatatttgaatttttcaaatgtaaactgaactttattgactataatgactccttttccagtctttgattatttaattgtaattatttgcatgcaatcaaaaactatttttaataatgccaaagaagtataacttcttacgcgcgtacataactacacgcaccctttttttataggcCTTCGGGCCTTCTTTGGTGTGTATTGGAGTTAATTCTAAATAGGCTAAATGAgttgtattaaagaaataaaaaaatcacatataataactttattggTAAAAAATAACCACAGTTAAAGctaaaaataggaaaaattTGAAGATTCATTCACATTATTGAGATCATAAGAAGGTTTTTACTTCTAGAGTCACATAGTCTATGCAAATACTATTGCTGTACAATCTGTAATAATGGCGGACTGAGTCACTTGTCAAATCAATTAAATACTAGACTGaaaggaataataaaataaattaagctgccattaaaatattgtcattTCAGTTATTGTACGAAGTGATTTTCgtgaattttctatttatataacttaagACAAGATTACTCTTATAAGACATATTCAACATGCAATTATGTATGACTTACGCGCAATTCTAAGATTTCTTATTGATTTTATGGTAAATGCAAAACCTTCTTATGGGTAAAAAACTTATGATATACACATAGGGTACGATTCAGTCGAGACTTAGGGCAATcatatgtcaattgtcaaaacaGATATGACATAAGGGTCTAAGCGAAACGCGCGtttccttttttctttttttttattcgtttaataagtaatagtttatttgcaaagtggtacattcagattaataaaaaaaaccgcacaatcagccatttaaaataggcatgcaaatgtaaTATGAACATATATAGACCTGTCTTTTGAAATGACAGATTAAATACGCGCtaccgtatgtcaaaaaatgactTCACTGTTCGCGCCAAGTCTCGACTTTGAACCTTACacttacacaaaataatatgcgcaaacaaattcaataataatgacACAAATTTTCCAACTCTAACGCTATATAATTGTCCACAACTATTACTTTGGACAGCGATTTGATCGCTCTTTGCAGTGCCATAGTTTTCGAGATAATTAACTATTACCATATTCGTATCTCATGTCACACTCTTCTTGACTGCTGCAATTAACTTCAAACCTACAGGTTTGCAAGCACTAAGAGTTTAAACTATTAGggtacttcaagaaaagagcgtattaattcttaaaagaccggcaatgGCGAGCCCTATGGAAGCGTTctagtattacgtaacgaattttgtccttttgtaaagcgttacgatgcggggcgaggattgaattgttaatattattttcgatactttattatttattttaggtactttacaccacataatggtaactttaagGTATAtcgagtcactaggtggtcacgaaacgttttactatacttgagtACAGTACCTACTATAGAAAatcgttacggcgcgttacattgagggggggggggtccaatAATctcaaaaattgcgtgacgtaatacgtgaacgctccctatggcattaagtgtccatgggcggctgtatcactaaacatcagattagcctccagcccgtttgccccattaaataaaaaaaagtgacgTTCGATATGAATAACGCAATATATAGTTCGTATGTACAAAGACAGCAtacttaagaatattttttaaccaaTATCTGTATTTGCAACCTAGCTCTTGCTAGTTGTAGACAATTGTCCAAGCGTTATTGATTcatttacaacaaaatatacatttagattttaataaatattacgtaGACatcaattttcttaaaactaCTTGTGCTACAGTGCTTAATttgtaaacattaataaacagAGTCTAAGACTTCCCAAGAAACtcttaaatctaataaaattttgaaaaatcctCCTCCAGATATGCgtaaatatctcaaaaactactcaaccgattttgatgaacaAAAACCATTTTCTATCGTCAATCTTTATacagaaaattttttttgacagGCCTGAAAGTAGACTTAAGTCGTTCTAGACGGGCATGGAATACACAAATTAAACAACAAACATACATGCATAATTTTTCTTACTCAAATCGCTTGCCCCGGAGAACAAAGTCGTAAAAGCAAAGAAGGTATCTCTATTATTACTAGGAGAACATTAGTAATACGAAGttcattacatatataattatacataacaaATGAAAGCTATTTTTTCCTATAtattcctattttttttacaatttaaacattgttatctatttagtgtaaatagttaaaaaataactaaatgtaCATTACAGTAATTTATCTAATTGGATTAGCTTTTTACGATAGATTCactgtttaaacataattacggACAACACAGTAACCGCACATTACGACGGTAATTTTGGCGAATGTCTAgaacgtaataatttattactattctTTTCGCGGTATTGGTGtattagaaatttaatattatcgcactatatttgtttttaaactgtcGCTTTGacttatataattacaatGGTATGGtagaattacaatttaaactaaatcttTATGGTTGTTGCTATGTATTTCAGGGGAGGCAAAATTAGGTAAACGAGTAATACTAACATTGCGCACTAAATAATTTTCCTGGAATAATTACATTGtggtgtttttataattttttttgcaaaaattcTGAAAAATATTACAGTTATAGACACCCAAGGAAGTCAAAAATGAGGAGACTTTGAAACAATCGTATTAGTTGTTTACGACTGTTTCCCGGGGCAAGCGAAATATCCCATTCCAAAATCACAGGACAAACAAAAACCATAGTGTgagttatgttttttttttaaattaaatctcttTTCAACAACatttagaaagaaaaaaatatttctttaagatGATATAGTTTTTCGTAAGGGGGTAAAaatgttcacaaataaaacacctattaaaatgaatatattaaatggtCTATCACGTGGTCAAGACTTTTCATTCATGGCagaatatttcattataaggaactaagaaattaaaatatattactatagaCTAAATGTATAAACATTCATCAAACGTCTGGCAGACGACTTTGTATATAGAAACCGGGTGTACGATAAAAAAACTTCAATATTTTGAGAACCACAAGTCTTGggctaatatattttaatagcttTGTACGTGATGAAACCATACGATGTCATTAACCTAAGGTTATTGACCTTTGGAATTTGCCCTTCAATGACCCCTACAAACGAAAACCCCAAAAAATTTGAACCTCTACTCAAATGTAagcattatttaatacatattgaTAGCAagcttttaaatttgaatggCTGTTACTGAATTTCTCATTTTAGCGGGGTTTTCGCTAATAAGGAAATCTTAACTAAATATCACATCTAAGGATTAATTCTAACAGTCCTACTGTAGTACAAAACGCGTAGTTTTCCGAGCGGTTTTGGTAACGTATTAAAATGGCCGAAAACCGTCACTTTCCGCTTGATAGGGTAACAGACAAGTTTGCCATTTGcccacagttttttttaatattagtgtaTATTATACCAAACACTGTATGATTAGATTTTTGCTTTAAGCAAAACCGGCAGCAAATACTTGTatacatttaatacaaaacGATATTCCTACTGATTATTAAAACCAATATTTTATGGTTTACTATTTTTATCCTATTATAATATACCCAAATTGACTATGGGGGAATTAAatgctaataataaaattaatataaatcatcagaatattaaattaaacatatctTACTGTATAACGTATATCTGTTTTACAATTCAttaataaaccaaaataaaaatggcgtCGTGCCAAGATATCTCCTAATCAACTTTTCATTAATACTGataaaatttttcaaaaagCACTCAAGCAATCACTTAATTCGAGCTGTCAAAATATGACAATTGACTTTGATGTGCAACAAAATTCTAAtgctaaataatattgtttgagAAATGGATTCATTTTGGTTTCGGTTTCTCCTCAAAGGGACTGTAGATAACTTCGCAATCAGGTCGGAGATTTCTGAAATTCTCAACCCCAGAATCCGTGACCATGGTGCTCGAAAAGTCCAGTCTCCTCAAATGCGGCGCCGCGCTGATCAAATGCAACAGACTACGGTCCGTAATATTCCTATACCCGGTCACGGATAAAACCCGAAGATTGGACCTATCCGGCCGATTATTATTCCCGCCGTTGCCCATCAGGACCGGACCATTTGGCCCGAAATGTATAAAGTTCACGTTCTCTCCATCGGCGCGCCCGAATCGGCGAATAGAGAAGTCCGTGACCAGCGAACTGGAGTCGATATGCAGATCTAAATTCCCCTCACCCTCGACGGATTCACGGGGAAATCTGAAGGTATTAAACTGGGAGCCGACGCTCACGTACAAGACGTGGTGACGTGGTTCAAGAATGTATTGGAAGTCTCGTAGCGGTTCTCCCCTGAACGGCGGCATTGGGTGAACGAAGCCTGGAAACGGGAGATTCTCCATATTCCGACCCGGGTCTGGAATTTCCGGGCTCGCATTTTGGACGAGCATGTTCAAGTTCGGATTACGCGCCGAAACTGAGTTTCGAGGGAGGAAAATGTGTGCCTCAAATCTGTTGGGGTTCTCTGGACGATTCTGCTCCTGGTTGGCGTTTTCTTGGTCGATGTCCACCTGAATGTTAATCTGTTGGTTTTCGATACTCTGCATTAGGTGGCTTAGATTCGGGTTCCGGGCGCAAACAGGGTTTAACTCTTTTTTTGGCTTCGCTTTTTCCGGTTCCTCTTTAGGTTTAGGTTTAACCCCTGACGGGCCGGGTTGGGGGTCATCGGCCTCTGGTTTTATTTCATCCTTctcttttttatcatattttgcATTATCTTCTTTTGTATCATCTTCGTTTGCACCATCTTTGTTATCGTCTTCCTTTTTATCATCATctttattttcctttgaaGGCTTTTTGCAGTCATGTAGTTCGTGCGTCTCCAAATGAGCGGCAAACGCGCGAAGAATATCAGAAAACTTGCGACGTTTTTGTGGATTTTCTTGGTTTGCATTATCGTCTGGACGATTTTCTTCTTCGTTAGCTTCTTCATTTCTAGGAAGACGACGAACTGTGATCTCTGAGTCGTCAGCGAAATTGACAGTTACAGAATTTTGGTTTCTCCTAAACCGGACATATCTAGCGTTATCATTCCTTTCGTCACGACTCCCACTTGGTTCGTCTTTGGGATCCTGGATTTTATTTTCCTTGTCTTTTTCGTTCTTCTTCTTCGGACAGTCACAGACAGACATATCTGTTTCCGTTGATTTGTCTGTTTTTTCCACAGATTTGTGTTTAGGGCATACACAGTGTAAGGGATGTTGCGGGTCTTCATTTGGTCCGATAACAATGACGTTACTTCCTGAAGGTGCTGGATTAGGATTCTCTTCTTGATTTTCATTCTGCCTTTGCAAGCGAATTCTTTCAATATGAACGTGTATGGTGGCATCACGTTTTGTTCTTTTCGGATCACTCGGTCCGTCCTGGCCGTCGTCATCATCATCATTGTCATCCTTTTTGTCTTCCTCTGGCTCTTTCGGTAGTGACTTTCTCTTTTCAACATCTTTCGCTCTTTTATTCGCCGCTTCGGCATCAAAAGTAGGTCTGAAATTGaacaaaagtaaatatttgtttttcataagataaataatatgttaatatagAGATACCATACCCCAATGTAGGACCCTCCCTCGATGTGGATGGTTCAGGTTCAACATTTTCTTGAAAGCTGGAATCTTCCTCATCGGTCTCTATGGGCTCTGGGATCGATTTCTTTTGGTAATAGTCTGGTtcctaaaaaacaaaattggcaaaatacaaaaccaatagaaactttttgatttgatttgaaatcaagttctttttatataaatgggGGCAAATGAGCTccctgatggtaagtgataccgcccatggacactcacattaccATATGGGTCTCAattgcgttgccagccttttaagaatttgtacgctcttttcttgtaggACCTTTCTTACAAGAAAAGAGGTCTTTTTTTGACCTTCTTTAAGTCGAACTGGTACGTCAATAATACGTACGTTCGTACGTAAATACTACGTACGTTCGTACGTAAATACTACGtacgttcaagtattacagcTACTCCTCAATAAATACCTATTTCACTACATTAAGACTATGACCTGATATTAGACCTCTTGGCCTTAATCTCAGATCATCCTCCTGTACCTTGTCAGGTGTGTatcacaccgtcgacttttggatCGATCCAAGAACACATCCCTTAGAAGGcatatcggtttcctcacgaagttTTCCTTCCCGAGGGAGTACCATCCTCGATAAATATGCACACACTTGAGATTGAGAATCACTCCAGCAtcttggccaacactgctctacatATAGCTATTTACCTAACCAACAATGTCCCATGCCCCATTGGGGGTCGACCCAATAAATGATCTAACCTGCAACTCCCAATTATCCAACAGCGTATGAGGGACATATTCATCATCTGTGTAGTGAGCATGGCGGATCCTCTTGGGGAAATGAGCAGCACTAAGCCACAACTCTTCGAGGTAAGGCAGCCACCCGAGGGCAGCCACCTCTGAATCGCCTACCGGTGATCCCCTAAGGTCTAAAACCTGGTggaaaatttttgttataataaacagacatataaaaaaaaggtgcgtgtacttatgtacgcgcgtaagaagttatacttctttggcattattaaaaacagtttcAGATTGTagcaaataattacaattaaataatcaaagactggaaaaggagtcattatagtcaataaagttcagtttacatttgaaaaattaaataaataaatatttatttctcttacattaagtgtaacataaattctattattatccgaatgttgtttttaaattatgtccaatgcggtagcatcttccgtgggcaacttcattctgttaattttgtgtcacggtgcgcgcgcatcgtaaaatttcactctcatcaatttttcataacgcgcctaaagaagtataacttcaaaaataacattaaaaaacatgAGTGTACCTACGTatacgcgttagaagttatacatTGGCGTatcaacataaaaaaaagtttaattctacgtttgtagaaaaaacgacactaacaatagaaaaaaagtatttaatacattgaaagtttcattataacgcattatctatttaaatataacaaaaaaaaaaattctacataATTCAAGAaatggatattttttattttaaaatgttgactatgctaacttcagtgtcggtttttgtgacggtgtgcgcgcgcatcgaaaaaatttactctcatcatttttccttaacgcgccaaaagaagtataacttcaaaaaatatatgtcagGGGTAAGACGGTcaatatatatcttttttaatttaataaattgtctctGCACAAAGACTTTTAACATCACGATCTATCCTAACTTAacactaataagtaatttaagtcatTTTACCCGTGAGGGGGTTCCGATCGTATAGGATaacaagcaaaagaaaaataaggaataaaaatgtaaaataatctaagctgttatttattattattattattgaagtgaaacttctttatcggggttggaaaaaaatttagtgtaacattttttccgttacgcgccatcttttgaagtgaaacttctttatcgacgtatgggagaaattttgtagcaggttacgcgccatgttgctttttgaagtcaaacttctttatcggcgttgaaaaaaaaatttacacacatttgtcacatttttcggttacgcgccatctttttcttgtccctaccacggttgatccaaagagattcgaagccattagtaacaaaaatatataataacgataacaatgatagtaatactaataattctattacaattaatgaaattctgtaataatcttagtactacatagtagtacagtaataagttaaaatgaaataattgtatttgtattcatgtctatgataataaaagccttttgttaaactttatctaatttaactttatttaaccaatttctgtaaatttgcatatagtagatcatttttcgaaaaataaggtcataaagaagtttcacttcttacgtgtgtacacctagtacacgcacacattttttattattattacactggcagcttttaataagctgatgcCCGTGTATGGGATTTGGAGAAACTTATCcagtctatttttaaaggtgtTCACAAATCacactttccggaagcctattccagtcggccactacacggtttgggagaaagttctttagggaatttgtgttgagtggtcttaagttttaaagaactacccctcaaatgtgtattttcacttaaaatagtttctcaattcctggaacattatagtggcgtattataatttgtcatgattgtaaataaaacggtctttattattattattatcttaattcTGTTGTCGCTCTGTgccgtctatcgagcaacccacgctttttcacaataataccagtattttttgttcattaccattttcagcctaaattaggaattatttttcactttttagtttgatgtgctttaaaagcgtgtgtaatagtttttttaaactattatttatttttttgttaaatttttttattttttcatttttttttcggattattgcattgcatcgatctttgacaggttcacaaagtttgaattaaatctgtccgttaaaagtgggtcaaaatcgagtccgaaggagtcggttacatacatacatacatacatacaggtgaagcgtgtaaaaaaaccCACCTTCAAAGTGCGAAAACCATATCTGGATGTCAGCGACGCGTACGCGACGAATTCCGTCAACTTGTAACACTCGCGAGCGATCAGGTGGGTGAGTGTGGTATGTTTGGACAACGGGAGAAGAGACGAAGGTTCCAACCAGTCGCACTCTGAGAGGTCCAGATACTggaaaaacatttctttttaattcacATGATGAGCAGTGTAGAGGgcgtaggttcgatcaccggccgtgcaccaatggactttctttctatgtgcgcatttaacattcactcgaacggtgaaagaaaacattgtgaaaaGTTTGtctttgggagcgttcaagtattacgtcacgcaatttttggagattattgtcccccccccccatgtaacgcgcagtaacgtttttctgtacccaagtttgtaaaacgtttcgtgaccacccagtgagtCTATACCTAAAacttaccattatgtggtgtaaagtactggaaagtcgaaaataatattaacaataacgcgtaattcaatccccgccccgcatcgtaacggacaaaaggacccccctccccccaaaattcgttacgtaatacttgaacgctcccttggacccaaaaaggcccggcgtgtgtcaggcacaggaggctgatcacctacttacctattagattgac
Proteins encoded:
- the LOC125061167 gene encoding uncharacterized protein LOC125061167 produces the protein METMQVDCDMQPDKDDSGCTQDDMSPFRQISLLDLSDDVLLYILRLCSPRDLKALGYTCPRLGILVQERSLWKRVDARNEVFSTARLEWYLAHMLHEDTQELLISGHARECSGCLGLINTTRAVAEEDLSGQTADEKKKEEPCTSGNTISEDNISVVREMPFYVRRPHSRFYVNQRMDCLPRPRDYPAWSDDSGMGRSGPQSCVGPQFTLTPQIMRQLRHQCNITILSLEYCNVNCNVINLSQFPKTLKRLSLRGTKFFNLIIDRSFLTKICKCLPVLEYLDLSECDWLEPSSLLPLSKHTTLTHLIARECYKLTEFVAYASLTSRYGFRTLKVLDLRGSPVGDSEVAALGWLPYLEELWLSAAHFPKRIRHAHYTDDEYVPHTLLDNWELQEPDYYQKKSIPEPIETDEEDSSFQENVEPEPSTSREGPTLGPTFDAEAANKRAKDVEKRKSLPKEPEEDKKDDNDDDDDGQDGPSDPKRTKRDATIHVHIERIRLQRQNENQEENPNPAPSGSNVIVIGPNEDPQHPLHCVCPKHKSVEKTDKSTETDMSVCDCPKKKNEKDKENKIQDPKDEPSGSRDERNDNARYVRFRRNQNSVTVNFADDSEITVRRLPRNEEANEEENRPDDNANQENPQKRRKFSDILRAFAAHLETHELHDCKKPSKENKDDDKKEDDNKDGANEDDTKEDNAKYDKKEKDEIKPEADDPQPGPSGVKPKPKEEPEKAKPKKELNPVCARNPNLSHLMQSIENQQINIQVDIDQENANQEQNRPENPNRFEAHIFLPRNSVSARNPNLNMLVQNASPEIPDPGRNMENLPFPGFVHPMPPFRGEPLRDFQYILEPRHHVLYVSVGSQFNTFRFPRESVEGEGNLDLHIDSSSLVTDFSIRRFGRADGENVNFIHFGPNGPVLMGNGGNNNRPDRSNLRVLSVTGYRNITDRSLLHLISAAPHLRRLDFSSTMVTDSGVENFRNLRPDCEVIYSPFEEKPKPK